A portion of the Chondrinema litorale genome contains these proteins:
- a CDS encoding DUF2339 domain-containing protein has product MQDFPEEEEEDDHGWGDDDLGYASDYDGDDEEDYLDIDGYPDDDEEWDEDGEESDEPEEETLQDEDDMPEKKDANSEEEDDEKEKSPVRIKIEQDMDDFRQLLEDYRDSHFYKDKFYRSIENDESYAILRHEGELSKHEDIIKRFYPPAKDIFKKRPPVVRDPENDPMKYKLAKAEVYIKEFKEDPEVVRAQIQQMKMGNAQSGELSQKIGSNFKELQSEIPLIQKDLERYIGENLLNKIAFLIILAAVAVLYQYGISKGYINETYRVIVGFGLGAAFITLSHLILTTVQRTRTLFMGVGAATIMYTISLSFHEYDVLSKSQAFAGNVVVSLILIFYTFKFERKDIALLAYIAAFVSPFLVSTGEKNPVFFFSYLLAVDIIFLILAYKKQWHIILAIPLAATLIAFQVYLITTDFTLRVQYISALCFATIYYAIFFMSVVAYNLKPSIEYKSVDYFLLMAITVLYLINVLNLLSDSGALSYRPAFIAGLGIFQLYYALMLYGSEKMGKGVQRQLMAFSITLITLSIWMEFSALYVNIWWSIEGVILAWLGIRMGSNSLRNGSAVVTTLSLLTMFYNWSQTYFAPKTLPLVFNSGFASGFVTVLSLSAIITLFYSDKKEYDVIAITKVYYAKTLSSFLMFISYFIGVFELLWHAPNLVGGSEYRTILIDGYTMLFMLLMRYMVYKLDIRRLQESVGWLMGLSVIFYIIFGHRAALVLRSGFLNDTLPFYPFGTHYLNVIISVFLNYILIKDIVSSESYASGKYSFALWFLCIVVICHMSYELEHNIVLIRSAWSEIPSIDDFLYQVRLTGFSILWSILSFIFMYIGLRFKLKELRMISLVLFAITILKFFAFDFRKLAPMGQIISLIIIGLLLLAVSQLYNKLRKLLALEGPLFDRDHNYSQDETAAIIKAHKDLKRKQQEGE; this is encoded by the coding sequence ATGCAGGATTTTCCTGAAGAAGAAGAGGAAGATGACCACGGTTGGGGTGACGATGACTTAGGATACGCGTCAGATTATGATGGAGACGATGAAGAGGACTATCTGGATATAGATGGTTATCCAGATGATGATGAGGAGTGGGACGAAGACGGTGAAGAGTCTGATGAACCAGAAGAAGAAACGCTTCAGGATGAGGATGACATGCCTGAAAAAAAAGATGCCAATAGTGAGGAAGAAGATGATGAAAAGGAAAAAAGTCCTGTAAGAATTAAAATCGAGCAGGATATGGACGATTTTCGCCAACTGTTAGAAGATTACAGAGACTCACATTTCTATAAAGATAAATTTTATCGTTCGATTGAGAATGATGAAAGCTATGCTATTTTAAGACATGAAGGAGAACTGAGTAAGCACGAAGATATTATTAAACGATTTTATCCTCCTGCAAAAGATATATTTAAAAAAAGACCACCAGTAGTAAGAGATCCAGAAAACGATCCAATGAAATATAAGCTAGCTAAAGCTGAAGTTTATATTAAAGAATTTAAAGAAGACCCAGAAGTTGTAAGAGCACAGATACAACAAATGAAAATGGGCAATGCCCAAAGTGGTGAGCTGTCTCAAAAAATTGGCTCAAACTTTAAAGAATTACAATCAGAAATTCCTCTAATACAAAAAGACCTTGAGCGATACATTGGCGAAAACTTACTGAATAAAATTGCTTTTTTAATCATATTGGCGGCGGTAGCAGTTTTGTATCAGTATGGTATAAGTAAGGGCTATATCAATGAGACTTATAGAGTAATAGTTGGTTTTGGCTTAGGTGCTGCATTTATAACTCTGTCGCATCTTATTCTTACCACTGTTCAGCGAACCCGAACATTGTTTATGGGTGTTGGAGCTGCAACAATTATGTATACCATATCCTTGTCTTTTCATGAATATGATGTACTGAGTAAGTCTCAAGCATTTGCAGGTAATGTGGTTGTGAGTCTTATTTTAATATTTTACACTTTTAAATTCGAGCGGAAAGATATTGCCTTATTAGCTTATATAGCCGCTTTTGTTTCTCCATTTCTGGTAAGTACAGGCGAAAAAAATCCTGTATTCTTTTTTTCCTACTTACTCGCTGTAGACATTATATTTTTAATACTTGCTTATAAAAAGCAATGGCATATTATTCTGGCTATTCCTTTAGCTGCTACTTTAATAGCATTTCAAGTATATCTTATTACTACAGACTTTACACTTAGGGTTCAATACATCTCTGCTTTATGTTTTGCTACAATTTACTATGCTATATTCTTTATGAGCGTAGTAGCTTATAACCTTAAGCCAAGTATAGAATACAAGTCGGTTGATTATTTCTTGTTAATGGCTATTACAGTATTGTATCTCATTAATGTGTTGAACTTATTGAGTGATAGCGGTGCATTAAGCTATCGTCCGGCATTTATCGCTGGCTTGGGTATATTCCAACTGTATTATGCATTAATGCTGTATGGTAGTGAGAAAATGGGTAAAGGCGTACAAAGGCAGTTGATGGCATTTTCAATAACCCTGATTACACTTTCTATTTGGATGGAGTTTAGTGCCCTATATGTAAATATATGGTGGTCAATAGAAGGGGTAATACTTGCATGGTTAGGTATTAGAATGGGAAGTAATTCACTAAGAAATGGTTCTGCGGTAGTTACTACATTATCGCTTTTAACTATGTTTTATAATTGGTCGCAAACTTACTTTGCACCGAAAACACTACCTCTAGTTTTTAATAGCGGCTTTGCTTCAGGATTTGTTACAGTTCTTTCTTTAAGTGCTATTATCACACTGTTCTATTCAGATAAAAAAGAATACGACGTAATAGCCATTACCAAAGTGTATTATGCAAAAACATTGAGTTCTTTCTTAATGTTTATCAGCTATTTTATAGGTGTGTTCGAGCTACTATGGCACGCGCCAAATTTAGTTGGTGGTTCAGAGTATAGAACTATTCTGATTGATGGTTATACTATGCTATTTATGTTATTGATGCGATACATGGTATACAAACTTGATATTAGGCGTTTGCAAGAATCTGTGGGTTGGTTAATGGGGCTTAGTGTTATATTCTATATCATCTTTGGCCATAGAGCTGCATTAGTGCTTAGAAGTGGATTTTTAAATGATACATTGCCATTCTATCCATTTGGCACACATTATTTGAATGTAATCATATCTGTTTTCCTCAATTATATTCTAATTAAAGATATTGTAAGTTCAGAATCATATGCTTCTGGTAAATACTCATTTGCACTTTGGTTTTTATGTATTGTGGTTATTTGCCATATGAGTTATGAGTTAGAACATAACATAGTGTTGATAAGAAGTGCTTGGTCCGAAATACCGAGTATAGACGATTTCTTGTATCAGGTAAGACTCACAGGTTTCTCTATACTTTGGTCGATACTGTCTTTTATCTTTATGTATATCGGATTAAGGTTTAAGCTTAAAGAACTCAGAATGATCTCATTGGTTTTATTTGCAATTACCATCTTGAAGTTCTTTGCATTTGACTTTAGAAAACTAGCTCCAATGGGGCAAATAATCTCTCTAATTATAATAGGCTTATTGCTTCTAGCTGTTTCTCAATTGTATAATAAACTAAGAAAGTTATTGGCATTAGAAGGACCGCTATTTGATAGAGATCATAATTATTCTCAAGACGAAACTGCTGCTATTATTAAGGCTCACAAAGATTTAAAAAGAAAGCAGCAAGAAGGAGAATAA
- the argS gene encoding arginine--tRNA ligase codes for MNIEEKIGQAITACIQELYGENVDPEKISLQATRRDFEGNYTFVTFPYSKVARKKPEAIGEEIGNLLLQKESLVEKFNVVKGFLNLSISQRYWIDLLIDIYTNPTYGKLERNGEKVMVEYSSPNTNKPLHLGHLRNNFLGYSVSQIMDAGGYEVMKTNLVNDRGIHICKSMLAYQKFGNGETPTAEKKGDKLVGDYYVKFDKAFKEELAQIKPELKEKYPEKTDEEIGKLTEQSSTLLNEAKAMLKKWEEGDTEVVALWEKLNNWVYEGFDVTYKQMGVSFDKVYKESETYLLGKDIIEEGLAKGVFYKKPDGSVWIDLSNDGLDEKLVLRADGTSVYMTQDIGTAELKFKDFPMQKSVYVVGNEQDYHFKVLQLIMKKLGRPYADGIYHLSYGMVDLPSGKMKSREGTVVDADDLMKEMETTASQRTEELGKIDGFTPEEAQKLYHQLAMGALKYYLLKVDPKRRMLFNPEESIDFQGNTGVYIQYNHAKICAIIRKAEKDGIAYKNSTLSDLSEISKTEEELVFLLSQYPAKVKEACDLYAPSIIASYAYELAKMYSKFYSELPIFSEEVESKMIFRVLLSATVASTIKKTMGLLGVDVPERM; via the coding sequence ATGAATATTGAGGAAAAGATAGGCCAAGCAATTACGGCTTGTATACAGGAATTGTATGGAGAAAATGTAGACCCTGAAAAAATTAGTTTACAGGCTACCAGAAGAGATTTTGAAGGAAATTACACTTTTGTAACATTCCCTTATTCTAAAGTTGCCAGAAAGAAGCCAGAGGCTATTGGAGAAGAGATTGGCAACCTTTTATTGCAGAAAGAAAGCCTTGTAGAAAAATTTAATGTAGTTAAAGGATTTTTAAATCTTTCCATTTCGCAAAGATACTGGATCGATTTGCTTATAGATATTTACACCAACCCAACATATGGTAAGCTAGAGCGCAATGGTGAAAAAGTAATGGTGGAGTATTCTTCGCCAAATACTAACAAACCTTTGCACCTTGGTCACTTACGTAATAACTTCTTAGGTTATTCTGTTTCGCAGATTATGGATGCAGGTGGTTACGAAGTAATGAAAACCAATTTGGTAAACGACCGCGGTATTCATATTTGCAAATCGATGTTGGCTTACCAAAAGTTTGGAAACGGAGAAACTCCTACTGCCGAAAAGAAGGGCGACAAACTAGTTGGTGATTACTATGTAAAGTTTGATAAAGCTTTTAAAGAAGAATTAGCGCAAATAAAACCAGAGCTAAAAGAAAAATATCCTGAAAAAACAGACGAAGAAATAGGCAAACTGACTGAGCAATCTTCTACTTTATTAAACGAGGCAAAAGCCATGTTAAAAAAGTGGGAAGAAGGCGATACAGAAGTAGTTGCTCTTTGGGAAAAGCTTAATAACTGGGTTTATGAAGGTTTTGATGTAACCTACAAGCAAATGGGTGTTAGCTTCGACAAAGTATACAAAGAATCTGAAACTTACCTACTTGGTAAAGACATTATTGAAGAAGGTCTTGCTAAAGGTGTTTTCTATAAAAAACCAGATGGTTCTGTTTGGATTGATCTAAGCAATGATGGTTTAGATGAAAAACTGGTACTTCGTGCTGATGGAACATCTGTTTACATGACACAAGACATTGGAACCGCAGAATTGAAGTTTAAGGACTTTCCTATGCAGAAATCTGTGTATGTAGTAGGTAACGAGCAAGATTACCACTTTAAAGTGCTTCAACTAATCATGAAAAAGCTTGGCCGCCCATATGCAGATGGAATCTACCATTTGTCTTACGGCATGGTTGATTTGCCAAGTGGTAAAATGAAATCTCGTGAAGGAACTGTTGTAGATGCAGATGATTTGATGAAAGAGATGGAAACAACAGCGAGCCAGCGTACAGAAGAATTAGGTAAAATTGATGGTTTTACACCAGAAGAAGCACAAAAGCTTTATCATCAACTGGCAATGGGTGCATTAAAATACTACTTGCTAAAAGTTGACCCGAAAAGAAGAATGCTGTTTAATCCTGAAGAGTCTATCGATTTTCAAGGAAACACTGGTGTTTACATCCAGTATAACCATGCTAAAATCTGTGCGATAATTCGCAAAGCAGAAAAGGATGGCATCGCTTACAAAAACTCTACTTTAAGTGATTTAAGCGAGATCTCTAAAACAGAAGAAGAACTGGTATTTTTACTAAGCCAATATCCGGCAAAAGTAAAAGAAGCTTGCGATCTTTATGCACCTTCTATTATTGCAAGTTATGCTTACGAACTAGCTAAAATGTATAGCAAGTTTTACTCAGAACTTCCAATATTTAGCGAAGAAGTAGAAAGTAAAATGATTTTTAGAGTATTGCTTTCTGCAACTGTAGCCTCAACAATTAAAAAAACAATGGGACTTCTCGGTGTAGATGTACCAGAACGAATGTAA